A window of the Vibrio pomeroyi genome harbors these coding sequences:
- a CDS encoding permease, producing MDAKLVIALNEFFYVAKGLVVIIAIVSVLTGIMREYIPQDKLQATLTKHDKWGTLLGALFGMLTPFCSAAVVPVTMAMASMGASLGTVMSFIISAPLCNFIVLAMVYAAFGLKITVVYFLVTFTAAVLGGYLISKSPWRNEIKRGAELEDTKGKGCSGSSNTKNTGNTCGAAPSSASRMRNAMGGAWALFKRIIPYVLLGAAISGFSAAYLPADLVEKYVGGDSFQSIVVASLIGIPLYLRIEMAIPLLNVLIAKGMGLGAALALIIGGTGASLPEIALVSAVLKRKAVIAFVGIVLTTAIIGGAIFQYVV from the coding sequence GTGGATGCTAAATTAGTTATTGCGTTAAATGAGTTCTTTTATGTGGCCAAAGGTCTGGTCGTTATCATCGCCATTGTGTCGGTTCTGACTGGCATCATGCGAGAGTATATCCCTCAAGATAAACTCCAAGCGACGCTGACCAAACACGATAAATGGGGAACCTTATTGGGCGCGTTGTTCGGGATGTTGACCCCATTTTGTAGCGCAGCTGTGGTTCCGGTGACCATGGCAATGGCGTCGATGGGTGCATCATTAGGTACTGTGATGAGCTTCATCATCTCGGCGCCACTGTGTAACTTCATCGTATTGGCTATGGTGTACGCCGCGTTCGGATTGAAGATCACCGTGGTGTACTTCTTGGTGACCTTTACCGCAGCGGTTCTTGGTGGTTACTTGATTTCTAAATCTCCTTGGAGAAACGAGATCAAACGCGGTGCTGAGCTAGAAGACACCAAAGGCAAAGGCTGCTCAGGTTCAAGCAATACCAAAAACACAGGCAACACCTGTGGCGCGGCTCCTTCTTCAGCATCAAGAATGCGTAATGCAATGGGCGGAGCTTGGGCTTTGTTCAAGCGAATCATCCCGTATGTACTATTGGGTGCGGCGATCAGTGGGTTCTCGGCAGCTTACTTACCTGCAGATCTGGTAGAGAAGTACGTGGGCGGTGACAGCTTCCAATCTATCGTGGTCGCTTCCTTGATTGGTATCCCACTTTACCTACGTATCGAGATGGCAATTCCGCTGCTTAACGTATTAATTGCTAAAGGAATGGGCTTAGGCGCGGCATTGGCACTAATTATTGGCGGTACAGGTGCCAGTTTGCCGGAAATCGCGCTAGTATCTGCAGTTCTAAAAAGAAAAGCCGTAATTGCGTTTGTAGGAATCGTCTTAACGACAGCCATCATTGGTGGCGCTATCTTCCAATACGTTGTGTAA